A single region of the Puniceicoccales bacterium genome encodes:
- a CDS encoding glucosaminidase domain-containing protein gives MNKLAFVYIIFLCLLGCATCKNIANKGDVVRSTNESSGIIKARIGSRQLPRYSLAIMARGKASKDMMSKYLRRNGGKISKQKADYFASAYISECAAEGVNHDIAFAQMCHETNFLQFGGQVDPKQNNFAGLGATDNGASGASFPSVEIGIRAQVQHLKAYASTSELNHSCVDPRFENIVKAGYRGTAKTLSDLAGKWATDPLYGDKIKKKLRDMFSKSK, from the coding sequence ATGAATAAACTGGCTTTTGTTTACATCATATTTTTATGTCTATTGGGCTGTGCAACTTGCAAGAATATTGCGAATAAAGGCGATGTCGTCAGATCGACAAATGAGAGCTCTGGAATTATCAAAGCCAGGATTGGGTCTAGGCAATTGCCAAGATACTCGCTTGCAATAATGGCCCGGGGTAAGGCTAGTAAGGATATGATGAGCAAGTATTTACGACGTAATGGTGGAAAAATTTCCAAACAGAAAGCCGACTATTTTGCCAGTGCTTATATTTCCGAGTGTGCGGCCGAAGGAGTGAACCATGATATTGCCTTTGCGCAGATGTGTCATGAGACAAATTTTTTGCAATTCGGCGGCCAGGTCGATCCGAAACAGAACAATTTTGCTGGGCTCGGTGCTACGGACAACGGAGCTAGTGGTGCGTCATTCCCAAGCGTCGAGATCGGCATAAGAGCTCAGGTACAACATCTTAAAGCCTATGCATCCACCAGTGAATTGAATCATAGCTGTGTCGATCCACGGTTTGAAAACATTGTGAAAGCCGGCTATCGCGGTACAGCTAAAACCCTGTCTGATTTGGCTGGCAAGTGGGCTACGGACCCATTATATGGTGACAAAATAAAGAAAAAATTGCGAGATATGTTTTCTAAGTCTAAGTGA
- a CDS encoding glycosyltransferase family 9 protein has translation MRLLVIKPSSLGDIVHGLLVVSKLRRNRPDVSIDWVVRAEFVEVVRASRLIDEVIVYDRKGGIRSFISTILQIRRGIYDMVWDMQGLARSGLMTLAARSRCKIGRSDSRELAGLAYGQKVKYYPGKSAHAVDILRPFLLSACDEDEISGRVDFTPDESENFLKLLNSLPSNEYLCLFPGSRRKEKRWPYFVQLTRLLLTRTSFMVLWLGDSCCTDLITSDRLMNLCGDTTIGDVINFIKKARLVVANDSGPMHLAAALGIPVLGLFITTDPKKYGPYPSSSRSNFVLSKGDKDEMFNENVVFDKIMSIIENGYE, from the coding sequence ATGAGATTGCTGGTCATCAAGCCCTCATCTCTAGGTGATATAGTCCATGGATTGTTAGTAGTTTCGAAGCTTAGAAGGAATCGTCCTGATGTTTCCATTGATTGGGTTGTAAGGGCCGAGTTTGTGGAAGTGGTCAGAGCCTCAAGGTTGATCGATGAGGTCATTGTTTATGACCGGAAAGGTGGCATTAGGTCATTCATTTCGACGATATTGCAGATCCGGCGAGGGATTTATGACATGGTCTGGGATATGCAAGGGTTGGCCAGAAGTGGGCTGATGACACTGGCTGCCAGGTCTAGATGTAAGATTGGACGTAGTGATTCCCGAGAGTTGGCTGGTCTTGCCTATGGGCAAAAAGTTAAGTATTATCCAGGGAAATCTGCCCATGCGGTGGATATATTGCGGCCGTTTTTGCTGTCCGCCTGCGATGAAGATGAGATTTCCGGCCGGGTGGATTTTACTCCGGATGAATCAGAAAATTTTTTAAAATTACTGAACAGCTTGCCGTCGAATGAGTATCTATGCCTGTTCCCGGGCAGTAGAAGGAAAGAAAAGCGATGGCCCTATTTTGTCCAATTAACGCGGCTTTTGCTGACTAGAACCTCGTTCATGGTCCTATGGCTTGGAGATTCCTGTTGCACAGATCTAATTACCAGCGATAGGCTTATGAATCTCTGTGGCGATACAACCATTGGCGATGTGATAAATTTTATAAAAAAAGCCAGGCTTGTGGTGGCAAACGACAGTGGTCCGATGCATCTGGCCGCAGCCCTGGGAATCCCCGTGTTGGGCCTATTTATTACAACGGATCCGAAAAAATATGGCCCCTATCCTAGCTCCTCTAGGTCAAATTTCGTGTTGTCAAAAGGTGATAAAGATGAAATGTTTAATGAAAATGTTGTATTTGACAAAATTATGTCGATTATAGAAAACGGTTATGAATAA
- a CDS encoding Bax inhibitor-1/YccA family protein, with protein MNYERTSNPVFQDKYFNAAAASEYQMTVSGTITKTSLLLMLTVLSAAFAWTRKYASLDDIISKAILFSVLALVCSLVTCFKPLIAKYTAPLYAVLEGLVLGSWSLLFEMKYHGIVIQATMFTFGVFGVMLFIYRTGIIKVNEKFAIGLFAATAGIAVVYLMSLLLRMFGVSGFQFLYSSSNFSIGFSVFVVIIAALNLVMDFDYIVKLSRSNVHRDMEWFAAFGLLVTLVWLYIEILRLLAKLSDRRH; from the coding sequence ATGAATTACGAACGTACATCTAATCCGGTTTTTCAAGATAAATATTTCAATGCAGCCGCTGCAAGCGAATATCAGATGACGGTGTCTGGCACCATCACAAAAACTTCTTTGTTGTTGATGCTGACTGTGTTATCTGCGGCTTTTGCCTGGACAAGAAAATATGCATCCCTGGATGATATTATTTCAAAGGCTATACTGTTTTCAGTTCTGGCTCTGGTGTGTAGTTTGGTTACATGTTTTAAGCCGCTAATAGCAAAGTACACGGCTCCGTTATATGCTGTATTGGAAGGTCTTGTGCTTGGCAGTTGGTCTCTACTGTTTGAGATGAAATATCACGGCATTGTCATTCAGGCCACGATGTTTACATTTGGGGTTTTTGGCGTGATGTTATTCATTTACAGGACTGGCATAATCAAGGTTAATGAGAAATTTGCGATAGGTTTATTTGCCGCCACGGCTGGCATCGCAGTGGTTTATCTTATGAGCTTGTTACTCAGGATGTTTGGTGTTTCTGGATTCCAGTTTCTCTATAGCTCCAGTAATTTCAGCATAGGGTTTAGTGTGTTTGTCGTGATCATTGCTGCCCTAAACCTGGTGATGGATTTCGATTATATCGTCAAGCTGAGTCGATCCAACGTCCACCGAGACATGGAGTGGTTTGCAGCCTTTGGCCTGCTGGTGACTTTGGTATGGCTATACATTGAAATCCTGCGCCTGCTGGCAAAGCTTAGCGACCGCCGCCATTGA
- the tyrS gene encoding tyrosine--tRNA ligase yields MAAIDIVSQGAQTVVSAEELASKLKSARRLNIKLGVDPTRPDLTFGHMVVFNKLRQFQDLGHTAILLIGDYTATVGDPSGRSAERPQLTKDEVNDNAKTYLAQAFRVLDKDKTVVRRNSEWFSKMTFDDMLLLARKMTVARMLERDDFEKRYKSNVPISIVEFLYPLMQGYDSVVLEADVELGGNDQLFNMLVGRALQKDVGQPEQCVLSMPLLVGLDGVRKMSKSYDNYISFNDSPANMFGKIMSIPDEVMWVYYKLLLMETVEEINEKRALHPMAAKKILANRLVAKLYDQESADRELENFENVFSKGEIPTEMPIFSLKSLADSAGDTNIVNVLANTGLLSASRNEIRRMIEQKALKINGDLMDDINYSLSADGLDPIVIQYGKRVFMKITR; encoded by the coding sequence ATGGCTGCAATAGATATAGTTTCCCAGGGGGCCCAGACCGTGGTTAGCGCGGAGGAATTGGCTAGCAAGTTAAAGAGCGCTAGGCGATTGAACATCAAGCTTGGTGTTGATCCAACCAGGCCGGATTTGACCTTTGGCCATATGGTGGTATTCAATAAGCTGCGCCAATTTCAGGATCTTGGCCACACAGCGATATTGCTAATCGGTGATTACACGGCCACGGTGGGAGATCCATCCGGTCGTTCAGCCGAGAGGCCTCAGTTGACCAAAGACGAGGTCAATGATAATGCAAAAACCTATCTTGCACAAGCATTTAGGGTACTTGACAAGGATAAAACGGTGGTTCGAAGAAACAGCGAATGGTTTAGTAAAATGACCTTCGATGACATGTTATTGCTGGCCAGGAAGATGACCGTGGCGCGGATGCTTGAACGCGATGATTTTGAAAAAAGATATAAATCCAATGTGCCGATTTCGATAGTTGAGTTTCTGTATCCATTGATGCAGGGCTATGATTCTGTTGTGCTGGAAGCAGATGTGGAGCTTGGTGGCAATGATCAGCTATTCAATATGTTGGTTGGCCGGGCATTGCAAAAAGACGTTGGCCAGCCCGAGCAATGTGTCCTAAGTATGCCGTTACTCGTAGGACTGGACGGTGTTAGAAAAATGTCAAAAAGCTATGATAACTACATATCATTCAACGATTCTCCGGCCAATATGTTTGGAAAAATAATGTCCATTCCGGATGAAGTCATGTGGGTTTACTATAAGCTGTTGCTTATGGAAACGGTCGAGGAAATCAATGAAAAAAGAGCTTTGCATCCAATGGCTGCTAAAAAAATCCTTGCCAACAGACTTGTGGCGAAGCTATATGATCAGGAAAGCGCTGATAGGGAACTGGAGAACTTCGAAAATGTGTTTTCCAAGGGAGAAATTCCGACTGAAATGCCAATTTTTTCGTTGAAATCACTGGCCGATTCAGCCGGTGATACAAATATCGTTAATGTGTTGGCAAATACAGGGTTACTGTCGGCAAGCAGAAATGAAATACGCAGGATGATTGAACAAAAGGCGCTGAAAATAAACGGTGACCTGATGGATGATATAAATTATTCGCTGTCGGCTGATGGGCTAGATCCTATTGTTATCCAATACGGTAAAAGAGTGTTTATGAAAATAACCCGGTAA
- the acpS gene encoding holo-ACP synthase — translation MNTSVKGLGYDIVEIARIKRSVERFGDKFLSKIFTKQELVYCFARANPYPSLAARFAAKEALAKALQTGVGAEFSWKTSMIETGPRGEPVVKLDQTGLRLLKSLAATDIKISLSHTRALASAVVMVL, via the coding sequence ATGAATACCTCCGTCAAAGGCTTGGGTTACGACATTGTCGAAATCGCAAGAATCAAGAGATCCGTGGAGCGTTTCGGTGATAAATTTTTGAGCAAAATTTTTACGAAACAGGAATTGGTCTATTGTTTTGCCAGAGCTAATCCCTATCCTTCTCTGGCTGCGAGATTTGCGGCGAAGGAAGCCCTGGCGAAGGCTCTTCAAACCGGTGTGGGGGCCGAATTTTCTTGGAAAACTTCGATGATAGAAACGGGACCCCGGGGAGAGCCAGTGGTCAAGCTGGATCAGACCGGACTGAGGCTTTTAAAGTCCTTGGCAGCGACAGACATAAAGATTTCGCTGTCCCATACTAGGGCTCTGGCCAGTGCCGTGGTGATGGTCCTCTGA
- the ruvC gene encoding crossover junction endodeoxyribonuclease RuvC, giving the protein MRRCSGKNLWTEQAVVAKNVDFISATSHGIKKFSGRVIGIDPSLRGTGIAIIDVYKSMEAHLVFSKTIRMAPKYNQSECVLKIFDDIYLICCEYEPCVAAMEQTIYVQNFQTAQILGVARGAAMVSLAKKQVALHEYAPLRIKQAVVGFGRAKKGQVATMVRSILRLENELAFDEADACAVALCHAFTLKIS; this is encoded by the coding sequence ATGAGACGTTGCTCGGGCAAAAATTTGTGGACTGAACAGGCTGTGGTGGCGAAGAATGTTGACTTTATATCCGCAACCTCACATGGCATCAAGAAGTTTTCTGGTCGAGTTATTGGGATAGATCCGAGTCTTCGCGGTACCGGTATTGCCATCATTGACGTATATAAATCCATGGAAGCGCATTTAGTGTTTTCTAAGACCATTAGGATGGCTCCCAAATACAACCAGAGCGAATGCGTGTTAAAAATATTTGATGATATTTACCTGATCTGTTGTGAATATGAACCTTGTGTAGCGGCGATGGAGCAGACCATATATGTGCAAAATTTTCAGACGGCTCAGATTCTTGGCGTAGCCCGGGGAGCTGCCATGGTGTCGCTGGCGAAAAAACAGGTCGCTCTCCATGAATACGCCCCGCTAAGAATTAAACAGGCCGTTGTTGGGTTCGGTCGGGCAAAAAAGGGCCAGGTCGCAACTATGGTTAGATCTATCCTAAGGCTGGAGAACGAGTTAGCATTTGACGAGGCCGATGCCTGTGCCGTGGCGTTGTGCCATGCATTTACCCTTAAAATTTCATGA